Below is a window of Lacibacter sp. H407 DNA.
TCATATTTAAGAAGTAAGAATCTCCTGGCCAGTCTTCATTATCAAATGAGATAGGTTGATAGTTATGAATATTGTATTTTTCTTTTTTAAGAATTTGAAATAATGAATTATTTAGTATTGAAGAGGACCCCCAGAAATATACTTTTGGGTCATTCATAACTGGAGCTATCCAAGGTGGCAGATACTCCATGTTAAATGTGCTGGTAAGTGAATGAATTGTCCAGTTGTAATTCGCTGCGCCATTCGTAACAACATAAAATCCTTTTTTCAGTAAATGAGAATCTAATTGATAGGTATTCTTTTTGAAATTTTGTTGCATACTTTTTGATGAAGCTAACGCATCAAATACAAGAAAGTAAATATCTGGCTTCAAGGAATCTGGCAGCGTTTTCGAAGGCTGATAGTCATTGAATACATTAAAGCGAAAATCAATAAGGTTGTCAACACTTTTGTCAATTTGATACCGCTTAATGCTATTTGGTATTTCTGAAAGAATTAAAATGGTAAATAACAGGTTCAGGAATAAATATGCATCATCAAACGTTCTTTTTCTTTTTTTTAAGATCAAAAATATAATCAAAAACAGAAGAAAAGTTGCAGGAATTACAACTATGAATTTCGAAACGTAGCTCTGAGGAAGAAGCTGTTTTAAACTGTCGTGCAGATAACCAAAAGCAAGACAGCATAGGCTGATGATAAAAGTAGATATAGCTGCTTTTTTGAAGTTACGAAACAGCTTAAAAGAAATGAAACATAAAACGAATGCACAAACGAGTACAACTAACAAATTTATGAAGA
It encodes the following:
- a CDS encoding sulfatase-like hydrolase/transferase, with the protein product MLVVLVCAFVLCFISFKLFRNFKKAAISTFIISLCCLAFGYLHDSLKQLLPQSYVSKFIVVIPATFLLFLIIFLILKKRKRTFDDAYLFLNLLFTILILSEIPNSIKRYQIDKSVDNLIDFRFNVFNDYQPSKTLPDSLKPDIYFLVFDALASSKSMQQNFKKNTYQLDSHLLKKGFYVVTNGAANYNWTIHSLTSTFNMEYLPPWIAPVMNDPKVYFWGSSSILNNSLFQILKKEKYNIHNYQPISFDNEDWPGDSYFLNMRQHHYSFKTLPGRIYRDIFWNYNRIDVPFIKNRQFKIIDKRNADKKNYFDTTISMIKNSCSLTGKQKFVYGHFMLPHDPYIFDSTGKVKTAEKTILKVGPGNSDSYYHQVVYAGKIIRELTNYIQLHNKKNTIIIIEGDHGFRSQEGDKEGYTFQNFNSIYFPDQNYELLYDSLSPVNTFRIVLNKYFGANLNLLKDSSTLVTAQKETVIKSEKIQLNKIN